A stretch of DNA from Synechococcus sp. PROS-9-1:
AGCAGCCCGTACACCATCACCACACTTGAACGAGCAGCACGTCTGTGGCCCGATGACGAGCTCTGCTTTGTTGTGGGCAGTGATCTGGCCACTCAGATCCCCCATTGGAAGCAAAGCGAGCTTTGGCTCAAGCGCTGCCGGCTGGGAGTCGTGCCGCGAAAGGGTTGGCCGCTGGAGCCCGAATACCTCGATCGACTCCGCCATCTCGGCGCACAGATCACCATCCTTCCCTTGCAGATTCCGGAAACAGCCAGCTCAAGCATTCGCAAGACGAGTGCCGCGGATCAAATCCCAAAACCGCTCTGGCCCCTCCTCTTGGAGCACAATCTTTACGGACTCCAAGACGCTCCCTTCTGAACTGCCATGCGCATCGCCCTGGCCCAGACCAATCCTCTGGTGGGCGATCTGTCCGGGAACGCCAAACGGCTCCTAGAGGCTTGCCTCAAACTCAGCCATCAGGCGCAGGGCACCCCCCCCGCCTTAGTGGTGAGCCCGGAACTATCCCTTTGGGGCTATCCACCTCGAGACCTGCTGTTAAGTCCTGAGCATCTTCAGCAGCAAAACGAGGCCCTCAATCTGCTGCAACAGGGACTCAGCCATGCCCTGCCGCAAACGGCCCTGCTGGTAGGGGTGGTTGAGCCTGCCCCAGACCAGCAACACCCACGACTCTTCAATGCGGCTGCCCTGGTGGAAGCAAAGGGTTGGCGCGTTGTAGCCCGCAAACAGCTCTTACCTACCTACGACGTCTTTGATGAATCGCGGTATTTCAGACCTGCTAATCAACCGAGTGTTCTGAGCTTTGAAGCCGAAGGACAGGATTGGCGTCTAGGGCTCACCATCTGCGAAGACCTCTGGGTTGAGGACGCACTTCAAGCCCAACGCCTGGTGGGACCGGATCCGATCGCCAACCTCATCCCAGAGAAAGTGGATGTGTTGTTGAACCTCTCCGCGTCCCCCTTCGGCAGAACCAAAGCATCGATCCGCCATCAGCTGGCCGCCCGCGCCGCCAACCGTCTTAATTGCCCCGTGATTTATGTGAACCAAGTCGGCGGCAACGACGAGTTGGTGTTCGATGGCGGCAGTTTCGTGATGGCAGCCACCGGTGAGGTGGAGTTGCAACTTCCTACCTGCCGTGAAGCCATCGCCTGCTGGGACAGTACCGACAGGAGTGCTGCAGCAACAGCAGGCACGATGGACTCCTCGGAAAGCACAGATCTCGAGCGACTGTTCCAAGCCCTTGTGCTCGGCGTGCGTGACTACGCCGATAAATGTGGTTTTCATCGCGCCCTTCTGGGTCTTAGTGGCGGCATCGACTCAGCGCTTGTGGCCGTGATTGCGGCAGCAGCACTCGGAGCAGACCGCGTGCAGGCGTTACTGATGCCCTCTCCCTGGAGCTCCATTGGGTCCATTGATGATGCAGAAGCACTTGCAAAACGCTTAGGAATTTCCACCACAACAGTGCCAATTCAAGACTTGATGCAGGGCTTTGAGGCCACCCTTACCCCAGCACTGGATCAAGCCCCATCGGGCGTTACGGCGGAAAATCTGCAGTCGCGCATTCGCGGCACCTTGCTCATGGCCGTTGCCAATCAGCAAGGGCAGCTCTTGCTCTCGACGGGCAACAAATCAGAACTTGCCGTGGGGTACTGCACCCTTTACGGCGA
This window harbors:
- a CDS encoding nicotinate-nucleotide adenylyltransferase, which codes for MTATIALLGTSADPPTLGHQALLEGLLNHFQRVATWASDNPMKRHDACLELRSELLQALVMAIDNPRVSIDQTLSSPYTITTLERAARLWPDDELCFVVGSDLATQIPHWKQSELWLKRCRLGVVPRKGWPLEPEYLDRLRHLGAQITILPLQIPETASSSIRKTSAADQIPKPLWPLLLEHNLYGLQDAPF
- a CDS encoding NAD+ synthase gives rise to the protein MRIALAQTNPLVGDLSGNAKRLLEACLKLSHQAQGTPPALVVSPELSLWGYPPRDLLLSPEHLQQQNEALNLLQQGLSHALPQTALLVGVVEPAPDQQHPRLFNAAALVEAKGWRVVARKQLLPTYDVFDESRYFRPANQPSVLSFEAEGQDWRLGLTICEDLWVEDALQAQRLVGPDPIANLIPEKVDVLLNLSASPFGRTKASIRHQLAARAANRLNCPVIYVNQVGGNDELVFDGGSFVMAATGEVELQLPTCREAIACWDSTDRSAAATAGTMDSSESTDLERLFQALVLGVRDYADKCGFHRALLGLSGGIDSALVAVIAAAALGADRVQALLMPSPWSSIGSIDDAEALAKRLGISTTTVPIQDLMQGFEATLTPALDQAPSGVTAENLQSRIRGTLLMAVANQQGQLLLSTGNKSELAVGYCTLYGDMNGGLAVIGDLYKSTVFSLCRWLDSPDAMACRKELGLPEHNNLIGPEILNKPPSAELRPDQQDSDSLPDYATLDPLLNDLIEKHSSGAQLIAAGHHPADVKRIEQLFRRAEFKRRQAPPVLKVSRQAFGTGWRLPIAAR